A single region of the Photobacterium sanguinicancri genome encodes:
- a CDS encoding class II fumarate hydratase, translating to MTIQYRTETDSMGDVHVPKDALYQAQTQRAINNFPVSGIPMPTNFIQALAYIKQAAARSNLELKLLDHDIAHAIIDSCQKIIDKQFHEHFPIDVFQTGSGTSSNMNANEVIATLASEQLGQPVSPNDHVNMGQSSNDVIPTAIQVSAALSYHQQLAPALAHLSAELDKKSIQVEGIIKTGRTHLMDAMPISLTQELQGWKTQIEKAKLGIEHALENSSALAQGGTAVGTGINADPQFSAIFANNLSISTEIAFTTSDNFFYSMGSQDAIVALSGQLKTTAVAVMKISNDLRWMNSGPLAGLGEIELEALQPGSSIMPGKVNPVIPEAAAMVAAQVIGNDTTITIAGQSGNFQLNVMLPVIAYNLLQNMELLASATTLLADKAIATFTVRDDNLQKALAKNPILVTALNPVIGYLKAAEIAKKAYKEQRAIIDVAEEETTLSREELERLLNPAQLTQGGIAH from the coding sequence ATGACTATCCAATACCGTACTGAAACCGACAGCATGGGCGATGTTCACGTGCCAAAAGACGCGCTCTATCAAGCGCAAACACAGCGTGCTATCAATAATTTCCCCGTTAGCGGTATCCCAATGCCAACCAACTTTATCCAAGCATTGGCATATATCAAACAAGCCGCTGCCCGCAGTAACCTTGAATTGAAGTTACTCGATCACGACATAGCTCATGCAATTATTGATAGCTGCCAGAAAATCATCGATAAGCAGTTCCATGAACATTTTCCGATTGATGTCTTTCAAACAGGTTCTGGGACCAGTTCAAACATGAACGCCAATGAGGTGATTGCTACGCTAGCCAGTGAGCAACTTGGTCAACCCGTGAGCCCAAATGATCATGTGAACATGGGCCAAAGCAGCAACGATGTGATCCCAACAGCGATCCAAGTCAGTGCAGCATTAAGCTACCATCAACAACTGGCTCCTGCGTTAGCTCACCTAAGCGCTGAGCTCGACAAAAAAAGCATCCAAGTAGAAGGGATAATAAAAACAGGCCGAACTCATTTAATGGATGCCATGCCCATTTCTCTCACACAAGAGCTGCAAGGTTGGAAAACACAAATAGAGAAAGCCAAACTCGGCATAGAACATGCCCTTGAAAATAGCAGTGCACTCGCACAAGGTGGAACCGCTGTAGGCACAGGGATCAATGCCGATCCTCAATTTTCCGCCATTTTCGCCAACAACCTCTCTATATCAACAGAAATTGCTTTTACCACCAGTGACAATTTTTTCTACAGCATGGGAAGTCAAGACGCCATAGTCGCCTTATCGGGCCAGTTAAAAACAACGGCTGTGGCAGTAATGAAAATTTCAAATGATTTACGTTGGATGAACTCAGGTCCACTGGCGGGCTTAGGTGAAATAGAGCTTGAAGCCTTACAGCCAGGTTCATCGATCATGCCAGGGAAAGTTAATCCAGTGATCCCAGAAGCCGCAGCCATGGTTGCAGCGCAAGTAATTGGCAACGACACCACTATTACCATTGCAGGCCAGTCGGGTAACTTCCAATTGAACGTGATGCTACCCGTCATTGCCTATAACTTACTGCAAAATATGGAACTGCTGGCAAGCGCTACTACCTTACTGGCAGACAAAGCCATCGCAACCTTTACTGTTCGTGATGATAATTTACAGAAAGCCCTCGCCAAAAACCCGATATTAGTCACAGCACTTAACCCAGTAATTGGTTATTTAAAGGCCGCAGAGATAGCCAAAAAAGCCTACAAAGAACAACGGGCGATCATTGATGTAGCTGAAGAAGAAACGACGTTAAGCAGAGAAGAATTAGAGCGATTACTAAACCCGGCACAATTAACCCAAGGCGGGATTGCTCATTAG
- a CDS encoding LysR family transcriptional regulator — translation MKKRHTSLPPSLNALRVFEAASRNLSFTLAAEELNVTQSAVSRQIKQLEAHLGITLFIRQHRALTLTNEGKSLADLLTRQFSELNSHIDQLKHQDDNTLRLNVAMSLAVRWLIPRLHSFKEQQPDIDIVLSSIIGNTSDEVSLTSDEYDIAIYNYEDKPQGRFHSTFLRNELLAPVYSALIAPEAKQLTLEQALCFPLLHPTKDRSDWRNWLAQSGIRFSHQDNGLTFDTLDMALTSCMAGQGIAMTDLLLVVSELEKGFLQLPHPVTIIEGPWRYAYVCQNKNTITRTFITWLEEQVALEREQFEKLANNKGWQIQTASI, via the coding sequence TTGAAAAAAAGACACACTTCACTACCACCTTCACTCAACGCATTACGTGTATTTGAAGCGGCCTCGCGCAATTTAAGCTTTACGCTTGCTGCAGAAGAACTCAATGTGACGCAAAGTGCCGTCAGTCGCCAGATAAAACAGCTGGAAGCTCATTTAGGCATTACCCTATTTATAAGGCAGCATAGAGCACTAACATTAACCAATGAAGGTAAATCACTCGCTGATTTACTAACCCGCCAATTTAGTGAACTTAATAGCCATATTGATCAGCTTAAGCACCAAGATGACAATACTTTACGGCTGAATGTAGCCATGAGCTTAGCGGTGCGTTGGCTCATTCCTCGTTTGCATTCCTTTAAAGAACAGCAACCCGACATCGATATTGTACTGTCATCTATCATAGGTAACACCAGTGATGAAGTTAGCCTGACAAGTGATGAATACGATATTGCGATTTATAACTATGAAGACAAACCCCAAGGTCGCTTTCATTCGACCTTTCTGCGTAATGAGTTATTAGCGCCTGTCTATTCCGCTTTAATCGCTCCGGAAGCCAAACAATTAACACTCGAGCAAGCGCTTTGTTTTCCGTTATTACACCCAACTAAAGACAGATCAGACTGGCGAAATTGGTTAGCACAGTCAGGTATACGTTTTTCTCATCAAGACAATGGATTGACCTTTGATACATTGGATATGGCACTGACCTCATGTATGGCGGGGCAAGGTATCGCCATGACAGATCTCTTATTAGTAGTGAGTGAACTAGAAAAAGGGTTTCTTCAATTGCCTCACCCTGTCACGATCATTGAAGGCCCGTGGCGTTATGCCTATGTTTGCCAAAACAAGAACACGATCACACGTACATTTATTACTTGGCTTGAAGAACAAGTAGCGCTTGAACGTGAACAATTTGAAAAATTAGCAAACAACAAAGGCTGGCAAATCCAGACGGCTTCAATATAA
- a CDS encoding MATE family efflux transporter has translation MKKLISLAVPLIISQLIAQLLMFTDVWMMAQLNVMAIAGGGLGASVYSFIFLIAGSTVGCVANLIAIAYGKHVRQPEKANQEIRSSLKGGILLALILTLALQPLFYTMEGWLLHAKQDPQAVALAMDYFHALKWSMLPTLFLLVLRSLVSAFGDTRSVMVMSLATVTLNVPLSYLLAFKMDMGIAGLGYGTSLAAFIIMLGYGFWVFSQPRYQKYSPFNMLSEYRLGAITPLLGIGVPIMIATLLEHALFSGAALLAGTLGAVSLAINQIAMQCLNFSWNIAFGFSQAASILVSQHVGSNEPCLVRHYAKQGLIVVTATSAVIGVLLSMHPEFLTQVFSVEGDALATDLVKALPGVMIMVSLCFVVDAWQLAAISILRGMKVVIAPTIMTVIGYWVVGLPAAWFLMDSMGLEGIWAGVALGLAATGILLMVILYKSVTDFQRKAEDLDALGVTA, from the coding sequence ATGAAAAAACTGATCAGCCTTGCTGTACCTTTAATTATCTCTCAGTTGATTGCACAGCTTCTGATGTTTACTGACGTCTGGATGATGGCGCAACTGAACGTCATGGCGATAGCTGGTGGCGGGTTAGGGGCATCTGTCTATTCCTTTATCTTTCTTATCGCAGGTAGCACCGTCGGTTGTGTTGCAAACTTGATTGCCATTGCCTACGGGAAACATGTTCGACAACCGGAAAAAGCCAACCAAGAAATTCGTTCTTCATTGAAAGGGGGGATTTTACTGGCGCTAATTTTAACTTTGGCATTACAGCCGCTGTTTTACACGATGGAAGGTTGGTTACTTCACGCTAAGCAGGATCCACAGGCCGTTGCGTTAGCGATGGACTATTTTCATGCATTGAAATGGTCGATGTTACCAACGCTTTTTTTACTTGTGCTACGGAGCCTTGTGAGTGCATTTGGTGATACGCGTTCTGTGATGGTGATGTCGCTAGCAACGGTTACGCTGAATGTTCCCTTAAGTTACTTACTTGCATTTAAAATGGACATGGGTATCGCAGGTTTAGGTTATGGAACATCGTTAGCTGCATTTATTATTATGCTGGGCTACGGATTCTGGGTGTTTAGCCAACCTCGTTACCAAAAATATTCTCCGTTCAATATGTTGTCAGAATATCGTCTAGGGGCGATTACGCCACTACTGGGTATTGGTGTACCTATTATGATTGCGACCTTGCTTGAGCATGCGCTATTTTCAGGTGCCGCCTTATTAGCGGGTACCTTAGGCGCCGTGTCTTTAGCGATAAATCAAATAGCTATGCAGTGCTTAAATTTCTCATGGAATATAGCTTTTGGTTTCTCACAGGCAGCTTCAATTTTGGTAAGCCAGCACGTTGGTAGTAATGAACCTTGTTTGGTGCGTCACTATGCGAAGCAAGGGCTAATTGTTGTTACTGCAACCAGTGCTGTAATTGGCGTGCTATTAAGCATGCACCCAGAATTCTTAACCCAAGTCTTTAGTGTCGAAGGAGATGCATTAGCGACCGATCTTGTAAAAGCATTGCCGGGTGTCATGATCATGGTTTCGCTGTGTTTTGTGGTCGATGCATGGCAATTAGCCGCCATCAGTATCTTACGTGGGATGAAAGTCGTTATTGCCCCCACGATAATGACAGTGATTGGATACTGGGTCGTTGGCTTACCTGCTGCATGGTTCCTAATGGATAGCATGGGGCTAGAAGGTATTTGGGCGGGCGTCGCATTGGGACTTGCGGCAACAGGGATTTTGTTGATGGTTATTCTGTATAAAAGTGTGACTGACTTTCAGCGAAAAGCAGAAGATCTTGATGCATTAGGTGTTACTGCTTAG
- a CDS encoding LysR family transcriptional regulator, whose protein sequence is MSITNQLLLFLDVVQQGSFTKAALLHDMDNSSLSKQIKKLEHELGVQLLNRSTRSFSLTSAGEEILEQTHALSETLDNIQNIADAYHSVPKGELRITSPVYFGQEYLQPVVSQFMKQYPDVKIKLSLDDKKVDIIGDHFDLAFRLGKLTESNLIARKIANTHFVAVAAKSFVEQHGYPNSPEELIALPAVVYSNGTLTLNQLSTREIGSTQPFSMYKMFGNYKVSDIRTLIGAVRDGLGYSLIDISNLERPVDELGLVQLLKNYEVSTRETAIYAIYPHRKQTMLVKEFIKTIQEYIGSPPRWESHIVSASNV, encoded by the coding sequence ATGTCTATTACCAACCAGCTGTTATTGTTTCTGGATGTTGTACAGCAAGGCTCTTTTACGAAAGCTGCTTTACTTCATGATATGGACAACTCATCACTTTCAAAACAGATCAAAAAGCTTGAGCATGAACTTGGAGTCCAGTTATTGAATCGATCAACCCGATCTTTTTCTTTAACGTCGGCAGGTGAAGAGATCCTCGAACAAACGCATGCGCTTAGTGAGACGTTAGATAACATCCAAAATATTGCAGATGCTTACCACTCGGTACCCAAAGGGGAGCTACGCATCACTTCACCTGTATATTTTGGGCAGGAATATCTTCAACCTGTGGTTTCACAATTCATGAAGCAGTACCCTGATGTCAAAATAAAATTATCGCTAGATGATAAGAAAGTAGACATTATTGGCGATCATTTTGACCTTGCGTTTCGCTTAGGTAAATTAACTGAATCTAATCTGATTGCGAGAAAAATTGCAAATACCCATTTTGTAGCCGTTGCTGCGAAGTCCTTTGTGGAGCAACATGGTTACCCCAACTCGCCTGAAGAACTTATCGCTTTGCCTGCTGTTGTTTATAGCAATGGTACGCTGACACTTAACCAGTTGAGTACACGAGAAATTGGCAGTACACAGCCATTTAGTATGTATAAAATGTTTGGTAATTATAAAGTCAGTGATATTCGAACTTTGATTGGTGCAGTAAGAGATGGTTTGGGGTACAGCTTAATTGATATTTCTAATTTAGAACGTCCAGTAGATGAATTGGGCTTGGTTCAACTATTGAAAAACTATGAAGTTTCGACCAGAGAAACCGCCATTTATGCGATATACCCTCATCGAAAGCAAACGATGCTAGTCAAAGAATTTATTAAAACGATACAAGAATATATTGGGTCTCCACCTCGTTGGGAATCACACATTGTTAGCGCTTCCAACGTGTAA
- a CDS encoding DUF1330 domain-containing protein, with amino-acid sequence MTAYFILTYDIADPEQYAKYNPGSNELTGSTIAKHGGELLAATNEGIQLSGNEADIKVVIQFPSRTAAQAWIDDPDYAPAKAIRLASTKNLNAFILDKL; translated from the coding sequence ATGACTGCTTATTTTATTCTAACTTACGATATTGCCGATCCTGAACAATATGCGAAATATAATCCAGGCTCAAACGAACTAACAGGCAGCACTATTGCTAAACATGGTGGTGAGCTTCTAGCTGCCACAAATGAAGGCATTCAACTCAGTGGCAATGAAGCTGATATCAAAGTCGTAATCCAATTCCCTAGTCGAACTGCCGCACAAGCATGGATTGATGATCCTGATTATGCGCCAGCGAAAGCCATCCGTTTGGCTTCCACCAAAAACCTAAATGCATTTATTCTTGATAAGCTATAG